Proteins encoded in a region of the Candidatus Zixiibacteriota bacterium genome:
- the lysS gene encoding lysine--tRNA ligase encodes MSTSSSTTHTADDPVGHRRSKLARWRQAGVDPYPPGFDPTHRSSAIIAAFAEHSGKSVRIAGRIVSWRAHGKSTFFHLLDGDGRIQCYAKADVLGAETYERLDWLDTGDFVGVIGEVFKTRTEEITVRADSIVLLSKSLRPLPEKWHGLVDKELRYRRRYLDLISNDAVRELFVTRTRILSAVRSFLDRRGFLEVETPVLQPIYGGAAARPFVTHHNALDAQFYLRIADELYLKRLIVGGYERVYEVCKDFRNEGIDRDHNPEFTMVECYAAYWDYRDVMTLLRDLIIEVAVAVRGRAAIECEGRNIDLSGPWREWPLLDAIREKTGLDLSFPDAPDARAAARSIGIEVSADASYGKVVDEVFSQRVQPDLIEPTFITDYPEEISPLAKKHRTKPGLVERFELFIARMELGNAFSELNDPDDQRARFAAMAQAAQQGDEFAHRMDEDFLFALEHGMPPTGGLGFGLDRLVMVVTGAPSIREVILFPTLRPATSEDAALPPADV; translated from the coding sequence ATGAGCACATCGTCATCCACCACACACACCGCGGACGACCCGGTCGGACATCGCCGATCCAAGCTGGCGCGGTGGCGGCAGGCCGGTGTCGATCCCTATCCGCCCGGCTTCGACCCGACGCACCGCTCCAGCGCCATCATCGCCGCATTCGCAGAGCACTCCGGAAAGTCCGTGCGGATCGCCGGACGGATCGTATCGTGGCGCGCGCACGGAAAGAGCACGTTTTTTCACCTGCTCGACGGCGACGGAAGGATTCAATGCTATGCGAAGGCCGATGTTCTCGGCGCCGAAACTTACGAACGATTGGACTGGCTCGATACCGGCGACTTCGTCGGTGTGATCGGCGAGGTGTTCAAGACGCGCACCGAAGAGATCACGGTCAGAGCCGATTCGATCGTGCTGCTATCGAAGTCGCTGCGCCCGCTGCCGGAAAAGTGGCATGGCTTGGTCGACAAGGAGCTGCGGTACCGTCGGCGTTACCTCGATCTGATTTCGAATGACGCGGTGCGCGAGTTGTTCGTCACACGCACCCGCATCCTAAGCGCGGTCCGCTCGTTTCTGGACCGGCGCGGCTTTCTCGAAGTCGAAACCCCGGTGCTGCAGCCGATTTACGGCGGCGCGGCGGCGCGGCCGTTCGTGACGCACCACAACGCGCTCGATGCGCAGTTCTATCTGCGTATCGCCGATGAGCTGTATCTGAAGCGGCTGATCGTCGGCGGATACGAACGCGTCTACGAAGTCTGCAAAGACTTCCGCAATGAGGGCATCGATCGCGATCACAATCCCGAATTCACCATGGTAGAGTGCTACGCCGCCTACTGGGATTATCGCGATGTCATGACGCTGCTGCGTGATCTGATCATCGAGGTCGCCGTCGCTGTCCGTGGTCGGGCCGCCATTGAATGCGAGGGTCGCAATATCGACCTCTCCGGACCATGGCGGGAATGGCCGCTCCTGGATGCCATCAGGGAGAAGACCGGACTGGATTTGTCGTTTCCCGATGCTCCCGACGCACGCGCTGCGGCGCGAAGTATCGGTATCGAAGTGTCTGCTGACGCATCCTACGGAAAAGTCGTCGACGAAGTTTTCTCGCAGCGCGTGCAGCCGGACCTGATCGAACCGACCTTCATCACCGATTACCCGGAGGAAATCTCTCCATTGGCGAAGAAACACCGCACCAAGCCCGGACTGGTCGAGCGGTTTGAGTTGTTCATTGCCCGCATGGAACTTGGGAATGCATTCAGTGAGCTCAACGACCCCGATGACCAGCGGGCGCGATTTGCGGCCATGGCCCAGGCCGCGCAGCAGGGCGATGAGTTCGCCCACCGGATGGATGAGGATTTCCTGTTTGCGCTCGAACACGGCATGCCGCCGACCGGCGGGCTGGGCTTCGGACTGGACCGGCTGGTCATGGTCGTAACCGGCGCGCCGTCGATCCGCGAGGTCATCCTGTTCCCGACCCTGCGGCCGGCGACGTCTGAGGACGCCGCATTACCCCCGGCGGATGTATAA
- a CDS encoding sigma-54 dependent transcriptional regulator has product MSSILVVDDKDSVRKMLCDALTSNGHDVEVARNGHSAIEKTKSSRFDLVLTDLKLPEMDGLEVLSAIKGADPETAVIVMSAFGTIEAAVQAMKLGAYDFLTKPFDPDHLNVLIGRALENRRLMAENTLLRKELADRMGYNHIIGNAPTMLEVEKLVKKVAASETTVLFLGESGTGKELFAAAVHQLSNRKEKPYITINCAAIPHELLENELFGSEQGAYTSSHKLKLGKFEIADGGTVFLDEVGDLDMALQAKLLRFLQEKTFERLGGNKQISVNVRVIAATNVDLKGAIARKRFREDLFYRLSVFPIQVPPLRDRREDIAKLAEYFVAKFCDEMKKPHKKVSQEAQKLMDRYNWPGNVRELENTVERAVILCEGRYINPEHLAIRIPSDQEIQLREGAGLKEIGSHAQMLAERAAILRVLRETRGNKRRTAEILQIDYTTLFEKLKRYEIDYTRN; this is encoded by the coding sequence ATGTCATCCATCCTTGTCGTTGATGATAAAGATTCAGTTCGCAAGATGCTCTGCGATGCATTGACCTCCAACGGGCACGACGTTGAGGTCGCACGCAACGGGCATTCGGCCATTGAGAAGACCAAAAGCAGCCGTTTCGATCTTGTATTAACCGACCTGAAACTCCCGGAGATGGACGGACTGGAGGTCCTCTCGGCGATTAAGGGAGCGGATCCCGAGACGGCGGTCATCGTCATGAGTGCCTTCGGCACCATCGAGGCCGCGGTGCAGGCGATGAAGCTGGGGGCCTACGATTTTCTGACGAAGCCATTCGATCCCGATCATCTGAATGTCCTGATCGGCCGCGCGCTGGAAAATCGCCGGCTGATGGCCGAGAACACGTTGTTGCGCAAAGAGTTGGCCGACAGGATGGGCTACAACCATATCATCGGTAACGCGCCAACGATGTTAGAGGTCGAAAAGCTGGTCAAGAAGGTAGCTGCCTCAGAGACAACCGTGCTCTTCCTTGGGGAGAGCGGCACCGGTAAGGAGCTCTTCGCCGCGGCAGTGCATCAACTCTCCAATCGCAAAGAGAAGCCGTACATCACGATCAATTGCGCCGCCATTCCGCATGAGTTGCTCGAAAACGAGTTGTTTGGTTCGGAGCAGGGCGCCTACACATCATCGCACAAGCTGAAATTGGGCAAGTTCGAGATCGCCGATGGGGGGACGGTCTTTCTGGATGAAGTCGGCGATCTCGACATGGCGCTGCAGGCCAAGCTGCTGCGCTTCCTTCAGGAGAAGACGTTCGAGCGCCTGGGCGGCAACAAGCAGATCAGCGTCAACGTCCGTGTGATCGCCGCGACCAATGTCGATCTGAAGGGCGCCATCGCCAGGAAGCGTTTCCGCGAGGACTTGTTTTACCGGTTGTCGGTGTTCCCGATTCAGGTTCCCCCGCTCAGGGACCGTCGCGAGGACATTGCCAAGCTGGCCGAGTACTTCGTGGCCAAGTTCTGTGACGAAATGAAGAAGCCCCACAAGAAAGTGTCGCAGGAAGCCCAGAAGCTGATGGATCGCTACAACTGGCCGGGGAATGTCCGTGAACTGGAGAATACGGTCGAGCGCGCGGTCATTCTGTGCGAGGGGCGTTACATCAACCCCGAGCACCTGGCCATCCGTATCCCGAGCGATCAGGAAATCCAGCTTCGCGAGGGGGCCGGTTTGAAGGAAATCGGCAGCCATGCCCAGATGCTCGCCGAACGGGCCGCGATCCTGCGCGTGCTCCGGGAAACCCGCGGAAACAAGCGGAGAACGGCCGAGATCCTGCAGATTGACTATACCACGTTGTTTGAAAAGCTGAAGCGATACGAGATCGATTACACGCGCAACTAA
- a CDS encoding class I SAM-dependent methyltransferase — MSATAAAAPSVTRVNDDAGTFSERFPILFDPGGRLQKADKVVAVLSDYFGPSASEISALDIGCSTGIMTCRYAQRFGRVVGIDTDAVGVQYARRFAEQAGFSSDQVACEVADGCNLPFDDNSFDAAVCNQVYEHVDDHQALINEIFRVLRPGGACYFGCGTRHVLIEGHYKLPLLSWLPRPVADWYMAAAGRNARYDVTLLSYRNLRKLVRPFAVVDYTIDIIKRPERYAEGHRGPIRRFVSRWPAWLLQAILPIVPIHVWVLVKPDGRSAWAASFGHRHEQALAIAAGNEDQDGSERS; from the coding sequence ATGAGTGCGACCGCTGCCGCCGCACCGTCGGTCACCCGCGTCAACGACGACGCCGGGACATTCTCCGAACGCTTTCCCATTCTCTTTGATCCGGGCGGACGGTTGCAGAAGGCCGACAAAGTAGTTGCCGTTCTCTCAGACTACTTCGGTCCGTCGGCGTCTGAAATCTCCGCATTGGACATCGGCTGCTCGACCGGCATCATGACGTGCCGGTACGCCCAGAGATTCGGACGCGTCGTCGGGATCGATACCGACGCGGTGGGAGTCCAGTATGCCCGTCGATTCGCCGAACAGGCGGGATTTTCCTCGGATCAGGTGGCATGTGAAGTTGCCGATGGATGCAATCTGCCCTTCGACGATAACTCATTCGACGCCGCCGTTTGCAATCAGGTCTACGAGCACGTCGACGACCATCAGGCGCTGATCAACGAGATCTTCCGTGTTCTCCGTCCCGGCGGCGCGTGCTATTTCGGCTGCGGCACGCGCCATGTCCTGATCGAGGGCCACTACAAGCTGCCGCTGTTGTCATGGCTGCCGCGACCGGTGGCCGATTGGTACATGGCGGCGGCCGGAAGGAACGCACGGTACGACGTTACGCTGCTGTCCTACAGAAACCTCAGAAAGCTGGTGCGGCCGTTTGCCGTTGTCGATTACACGATCGACATCATCAAGCGCCCGGAACGCTACGCCGAGGGCCATCGCGGACCAATCCGTCGATTCGTATCGCGCTGGCCGGCATGGTTGCTTCAGGCGATTCTGCCGATTGTCCCTATCCATGTATGGGTCTTGGTCAAGCCGGATGGCCGAAGCGCATGGGCTGCATCATTTGGACACCGGCACGAGCAGGCGTTGGCAATAGCAGCCGGAAACGAGGACCAAGATGGATCTGAGCGTTCTTGA
- a CDS encoding pseudouridine synthase yields MSESSATSRERLNRFLSRSGIGSRRKADDLIAAGRIALNGIPVERPGVLVDPLADRVTIDGRRVTPAINDTVWIVLYKPAGTLTTRRDQRGRPVVFDLLPRKYSQLIPVGRLDQDVTGVLLLTSDGHAANRLMHPRYGVSRSYEATVIGRPGSAILRMLGRGIDLGDPTPAHADVSILAPVRDGTRLRVEIREGRKREVKRMLAAVGHRVLSLHRHSYAGITLGRLRPGQWRFCSKTELRRLTDLISETGPETAMTAGSP; encoded by the coding sequence ATGTCTGAATCCTCCGCGACTTCGCGGGAGCGTCTGAACCGTTTCCTGTCACGCTCGGGCATTGGGTCGCGCCGCAAAGCCGACGACCTGATTGCGGCCGGGCGAATTGCCCTCAACGGTATTCCTGTCGAACGCCCCGGGGTGCTCGTCGATCCGCTCGCCGATCGGGTGACCATCGACGGACGCCGTGTTACCCCGGCGATCAACGACACCGTCTGGATCGTGCTGTACAAACCCGCCGGTACGCTGACCACGCGACGCGATCAACGCGGTCGCCCGGTCGTGTTTGACCTGCTGCCGCGCAAGTATTCGCAATTGATTCCGGTCGGACGGCTCGATCAGGACGTGACCGGCGTGCTGTTGTTGACCTCCGATGGGCACGCGGCCAACCGGCTGATGCACCCGCGATACGGCGTTTCCCGCTCTTACGAAGCGACAGTCATCGGACGACCCGGTTCGGCAATCCTCAGGATGCTTGGACGTGGAATCGATCTGGGAGACCCGACTCCGGCGCATGCCGATGTGAGCATTCTGGCCCCGGTTCGTGACGGCACGCGTCTGCGTGTCGAGATTCGCGAGGGTCGAAAACGCGAGGTCAAACGCATGCTCGCTGCGGTCGGGCACCGTGTACTGAGTCTGCACCGGCACAGCTATGCCGGCATCACCCTCGGTCGACTTCGTCCGGGCCAATGGCGGTTCTGCTCGAAGACGGAACTGCGCCGACTCACGGACCTAATTTCGGAGACTGGACCGGAAACGGCAATGACCGCTGGCAGTCCATAG
- a CDS encoding SDR family NAD(P)-dependent oxidoreductase has product MDNLNGCRAIVTGASKGIGRAIAERLADEGARLALMARSGPVLDDRVADCHQRGAQATAFACDVSDARAVERQFAAAITWLGGVDLLVNNAGLGYFASVDELTVEEFDEMLGTNLRGVFLCSRAVVPRMKADGGGLIVNIASIAGKYGSEMGAGYCASKFGVMGLNECMGLDLRRHNIRVTAICPGSVNAPDFRTGRSARIASEHMIQAGDVAEAVVYLARQPDRIFLREMEIRVTQTS; this is encoded by the coding sequence ATGGATAACCTCAACGGCTGTCGCGCCATTGTGACCGGCGCGTCCAAAGGCATCGGCCGCGCCATTGCCGAACGGCTCGCCGACGAGGGCGCGCGACTGGCGCTGATGGCGCGATCGGGACCCGTGCTCGATGACCGTGTTGCCGACTGCCACCAGCGCGGCGCCCAGGCCACCGCATTCGCGTGCGATGTCTCCGATGCCCGGGCCGTCGAGCGCCAGTTTGCCGCCGCGATCACCTGGCTCGGCGGCGTCGATCTGTTGGTCAATAACGCCGGGTTGGGCTACTTCGCCTCGGTCGATGAGCTGACCGTCGAAGAATTCGATGAAATGCTCGGCACCAATCTGCGCGGCGTCTTCCTGTGCTCGCGCGCCGTGGTCCCGCGAATGAAAGCCGACGGCGGCGGGCTGATCGTCAACATCGCCTCCATCGCCGGCAAGTACGGCTCCGAGATGGGAGCCGGATACTGCGCATCCAAGTTCGGCGTGATGGGACTCAATGAGTGTATGGGTCTCGATTTGCGTCGCCACAATATCCGTGTCACCGCCATCTGCCCCGGATCGGTCAACGCGCCCGACTTTCGGACCGGCCGCTCCGCCCGCATCGCGTCCGAGCACATGATTCAAGCCGGCGACGTGGCCGAAGCGGTTGTCTATCTGGCCCGCCAGCCGGATCGTATCTTTCTGCGCGAGATGGAGATACGGGTAACTCAGACATCCTGA
- a CDS encoding STAS domain-containing protein, whose product MKVKSYQQNGVEIVEPHGKFLGGPDTGELDEKLYSLLGRQCKKVIIDLGHADWINSSGLAILIHHWKKFHDIGGELKLARLTDKIEKILIIAKLTSVFEVHDTLEEAIASFK is encoded by the coding sequence ATGAAGGTCAAGTCATACCAGCAGAACGGGGTGGAAATCGTTGAACCGCACGGAAAATTCTTAGGCGGTCCCGACACCGGCGAGTTGGATGAAAAGCTCTACTCGCTGCTGGGACGTCAATGCAAGAAGGTCATCATCGATCTGGGGCATGCCGACTGGATCAATTCCTCGGGGCTCGCCATCCTGATCCACCACTGGAAGAAATTTCACGATATCGGCGGTGAACTCAAGTTGGCGCGCCTCACCGACAAGATCGAGAAGATCCTCATCATTGCCAAACTGACCTCGGTCTTTGAGGTCCACGACACGCTTGAAGAAGCGATTGCCAGCTTCAAGTAG
- a CDS encoding prepilin peptidase, producing the protein MDLSVLEAYPAFAWSLVVFLGLVFGSFTTVLVHRLPRNESIFRPRSKCPSCGRSIAWYHNIPVVSWAFLRGRCGFCGTGISWVYPAIELACAALFAVFYLRYGVTTTTLAFWYLSVTLLAAFVIDVRERIIPNTLTYPGVVVGILFAIISPHIIWWQSLLGAAVGLFGFMGVAYLGTLLFKKESLGGGDIKLAAVLGAFLGAEKLVLVLIVSAVVGLVASVAAMAVSPALRRDRVIPFGPFLAIAAVVAAVAGDRIIALYLSYVMRSAG; encoded by the coding sequence ATGGATCTGAGCGTTCTTGAAGCATACCCGGCGTTTGCCTGGAGTCTGGTTGTTTTCCTTGGGCTGGTCTTCGGCAGCTTCACGACCGTCCTCGTGCATCGATTGCCGCGCAACGAATCGATCTTCCGTCCGCGTTCGAAGTGTCCCTCATGCGGCCGGTCCATCGCCTGGTACCACAATATCCCGGTTGTCTCATGGGCATTTCTGCGGGGGCGATGCGGGTTCTGCGGCACGGGGATTTCGTGGGTGTATCCCGCCATCGAGCTGGCGTGTGCCGCGCTCTTTGCTGTGTTCTACCTGCGTTACGGCGTCACCACGACAACACTCGCCTTCTGGTATCTCTCCGTCACGCTGCTGGCGGCGTTTGTCATCGATGTCCGCGAACGAATCATCCCCAACACGCTGACCTATCCCGGCGTGGTGGTGGGTATTCTCTTCGCCATCATCTCACCGCATATCATCTGGTGGCAATCATTGCTGGGGGCTGCTGTCGGCCTGTTCGGGTTTATGGGAGTGGCATACCTCGGGACACTGCTGTTTAAGAAGGAGAGTCTGGGCGGCGGCGACATCAAGCTGGCGGCAGTTTTGGGGGCATTCCTCGGCGCAGAAAAGTTGGTGCTGGTGTTGATCGTCTCCGCGGTCGTCGGGCTGGTCGCCTCGGTGGCCGCAATGGCCGTTTCACCCGCCCTGCGACGTGACCGCGTAATCCCCTTCGGGCCGTTCCTGGCCATTGCCGCGGTTGTCGCAGCGGTGGCCGGCGACCGGATTATCGCCTTGTATCTCAGTTATGTGATGCGTTCAGCGGGCTGA
- a CDS encoding ABC transporter ATP-binding protein: MPSAAVSDSPPTRVVACAVGVHRYFDAPEGQLRILRGIDLDVPEATMIAITGASGVGKSTLLHILGGLDAPTSGDVYWDGQSPYHMNEESRAHYRNKSVGFVFQFHYLLPEFTAEENVALPLIIGGTRLEDALIAARSLLSDLGLGNRGAHRPGELSGGEQQRTALARALVTGARLIVADEPSGNLDSRTAEQLHELLGTKLMDRGCSVVLATHNPDLARRAGIRYVLSDGVLRKAQPPI, translated from the coding sequence ATGCCTTCTGCCGCCGTGTCCGACTCCCCCCCGACACGCGTCGTCGCGTGCGCGGTCGGCGTCCATCGCTACTTCGATGCGCCCGAAGGACAGTTGCGCATCCTGCGCGGCATCGATCTGGATGTGCCGGAGGCCACCATGATCGCCATTACCGGCGCGTCGGGCGTCGGCAAGAGCACCTTGTTGCACATCCTCGGCGGACTGGATGCCCCGACGTCGGGCGATGTGTATTGGGACGGGCAATCACCCTACCACATGAACGAGGAATCACGCGCGCATTATCGGAACAAGTCGGTCGGGTTTGTCTTTCAGTTCCATTACCTGCTGCCCGAATTCACCGCCGAGGAAAACGTCGCGCTGCCGCTCATCATCGGCGGCACACGGCTTGAGGATGCCCTGATCGCAGCGCGGTCGTTGCTCTCGGATCTGGGGTTGGGCAACCGTGGCGCGCATCGTCCGGGTGAACTCTCCGGCGGCGAGCAACAGCGCACCGCGCTCGCGCGGGCGCTCGTCACGGGGGCGCGTCTCATTGTTGCCGATGAACCGTCGGGAAACCTCGACTCGCGCACGGCGGAACAGTTGCATGAGTTGCTCGGTACCAAGCTAATGGATAGAGGATGTTCAGTCGTTTTGGCGACGCACAATCCCGATCTGGCCCGACGGGCCGGGATCCGGTATGTGTTGAGCGACGGCGTGTTGCGAAAGGCGCAGCCGCCGATATAA
- a CDS encoding lipoprotein-releasing ABC transporter permease subunit encodes MSYTTFIARRQLRSRQRHGFLSLITLISILGIIVGTAVLVFALAIMRGFETEVKQRIVGTTAHVSVFHRFDDGIVDWQPIRDRLASMDEVEAVAPFVYYKAAISSGDANDGVIVRGIIPDREVEVTRLRESVLGGNWHMDSDDPDDHPILLGSTLANRLNVVGGDEVVLYSLRGEALAEGAPPRIMKFVVADLFETGMYEYDAALCYITLADAQRLFLLPDRISGFQLKVSDWNRANTVAERIEGTLDPDLYATDWMRMHRNLFGWMEIERRWAIVALSLIIAVAAFNIISTLIMVVMDKRREIAVLKTMGAPSRGIRAIFMWQGSLIGITGTTIGLILGLGMCWVQKTFSLVSLPAEIYFIDSLPVIVDVRDVAIVGVVALVISFLATIYPAGRAARLYPVHILRYE; translated from the coding sequence ATGTCCTACACCACGTTCATCGCCCGCCGCCAGTTGCGCTCGCGGCAGCGTCACGGGTTTCTCTCGCTCATCACGCTGATCTCCATTCTCGGCATCATCGTCGGTACCGCCGTCCTGGTCTTCGCGTTGGCGATCATGCGTGGTTTCGAAACCGAGGTGAAGCAGCGCATTGTCGGCACGACCGCGCATGTCTCGGTGTTCCATCGTTTCGACGACGGCATCGTCGACTGGCAGCCCATTCGAGACCGACTGGCGTCGATGGACGAGGTCGAGGCGGTTGCGCCGTTTGTCTACTACAAGGCGGCGATCTCTTCTGGTGATGCCAACGACGGTGTCATCGTGCGCGGGATCATTCCCGATCGCGAAGTCGAAGTGACCCGGCTGCGCGAATCGGTCCTGGGCGGCAACTGGCACATGGATTCCGATGACCCCGACGATCATCCCATTCTGTTGGGCAGCACATTGGCGAATCGGCTCAATGTCGTCGGCGGCGACGAAGTCGTCCTGTACAGCTTGCGCGGGGAAGCGTTGGCCGAAGGCGCTCCGCCCCGCATCATGAAGTTCGTGGTCGCCGATCTGTTCGAGACCGGCATGTACGAATACGATGCCGCGTTGTGCTACATCACACTGGCCGATGCCCAACGACTGTTCTTGCTCCCCGATCGCATCTCCGGATTTCAACTGAAAGTGTCCGACTGGAACCGCGCAAATACCGTCGCCGAGCGCATCGAAGGCACGCTCGATCCCGATCTGTATGCGACCGACTGGATGCGAATGCACCGCAATCTCTTCGGCTGGATGGAAATCGAACGCCGCTGGGCGATCGTGGCACTGTCGCTGATCATCGCGGTCGCCGCCTTTAACATCATCTCGACGTTGATTATGGTCGTCATGGACAAGCGCCGCGAAATCGCGGTGCTGAAAACGATGGGCGCGCCCTCACGCGGCATCCGCGCCATCTTCATGTGGCAGGGAAGCCTGATCGGCATCACCGGAACCACGATCGGACTGATCCTGGGATTGGGAATGTGCTGGGTGCAGAAGACTTTCTCTCTGGTGTCACTGCCGGCGGAGATCTATTTCATCGACTCGCTGCCGGTCATCGTCGACGTCCGCGATGTCGCCATCGTCGGTGTGGTGGCGCTGGTGATTTCGTTCCTGGCCACGATCTATCCGGCAGGACGCGCGGCCCGTCTGTATCCGGTGCACATTCTGCGGTACGAATAG
- a CDS encoding zinc-ribbon domain containing protein — protein MRSFGVGVSGSSENTGMPLPSYSPGGSMQTKERKHQILICKECGEEFVFPVSAQDYFAERGYQKNPKRCKSCHSKYKRER, from the coding sequence ATGAGAAGCTTCGGCGTCGGTGTTTCCGGCAGCAGTGAGAACACGGGTATGCCGTTGCCGTCATATTCACCGGGGGGAAGTATGCAGACCAAGGAACGGAAGCACCAGATACTGATCTGCAAGGAATGCGGAGAGGAATTCGTCTTTCCGGTATCCGCCCAGGACTACTTCGCCGAACGCGGATACCAAAAGAACCCGAAGCGCTGCAAATCGTGTCACAGCAAGTACAAACGCGAGCGTTAA
- a CDS encoding segregation/condensation protein A, with translation MSKVLSRAKSANAELTGVSDPDAPNGNGHEGWPIFKLDVFEGPLDLLLYLIRKNEIDISDIPIARITSEYLAMVRLMEAFDLEIAGEYIVMAATLMRIKSAMLLPRDPILEDEDDPRSLLVQALLEYRTFKEGAGILGEHEERERRVYARSDFSDGTLPVKSRFVIGHTLYDLIAAFGDVLARMPSDTSHNVDIPEYTVEDRIAELETMLDAQDQFEFAQLIAHAATRWMVIVTFLALLELVRLRRITLVQPRPFGEIRLARRVMASGNEGHDD, from the coding sequence ATGTCCAAGGTCCTATCACGCGCGAAGAGCGCGAACGCTGAATTGACGGGAGTTTCCGATCCTGATGCCCCCAATGGCAACGGGCATGAGGGCTGGCCGATCTTCAAGCTCGATGTCTTCGAGGGACCGCTGGACCTCCTGCTGTATTTGATTCGCAAGAACGAAATCGATATCTCCGACATCCCCATCGCCCGCATCACCTCCGAGTATCTTGCGATGGTGCGCCTCATGGAGGCGTTTGATCTGGAAATCGCCGGCGAGTACATCGTGATGGCGGCGACTTTGATGCGGATCAAATCCGCCATGCTCCTGCCGCGCGATCCCATACTCGAGGATGAGGACGACCCGCGATCACTCCTCGTCCAGGCGCTGTTGGAGTATCGGACATTCAAAGAAGGGGCGGGGATACTCGGGGAGCATGAGGAGAGGGAACGACGCGTCTATGCCCGCTCGGATTTCTCCGACGGCACCCTGCCGGTCAAATCGCGATTCGTGATCGGCCACACGCTGTATGATTTGATAGCGGCATTCGGCGATGTCCTGGCGCGCATGCCCAGTGACACCTCGCACAACGTCGACATTCCCGAGTACACGGTCGAGGATCGCATCGCCGAACTGGAGACGATGTTGGATGCGCAGGATCAGTTTGAATTCGCCCAACTGATTGCCCACGCGGCGACACGCTGGATGGTCATTGTCACGTTTCTGGCGCTGTTGGAACTGGTGCGCCTGCGCCGCATCACACTCGTGCAGCCACGGCCGTTCGGCGAGATTCGGCTGGCGCGACGCGTCATGGCGAGCGGAAATGAGGGACACGATGATTGA
- the scpB gene encoding SMC-Scp complex subunit ScpB, giving the protein MIDEHRQETMELTHDTAHGQSQLSDGEERFVSAVEALLFAAHEPLAPSMLMSLDGRTGWTLDDVAGEINRRLSAHRHPMRVRKVAGGYQMHLLPEFAPIVDAHLVREKTQKLSRAGLETLAIIAYRQPCSTPEVEHIRGVACDGVLRTLMERGLITLKGRSDAPGRPWLYTTTREFLQYFGIDALADLPPETELASILASRNPDDSDPTADLFARLVLKRNEGECRSSTITAETFRIGDVRWSGNHDETDSESDEDAGVAESGYEQQDVGLQRGAESLVTAPA; this is encoded by the coding sequence ATGATTGACGAGCACAGACAGGAGACGATGGAATTGACGCACGACACCGCGCACGGGCAGAGTCAACTGTCCGATGGCGAGGAGCGATTCGTCAGCGCCGTCGAAGCGTTGCTGTTCGCCGCCCACGAGCCCCTGGCGCCGTCGATGCTGATGTCGCTGGATGGCCGGACCGGGTGGACCCTCGACGATGTCGCCGGAGAGATCAACCGCCGACTCAGCGCCCATCGGCATCCCATGAGGGTTCGCAAGGTCGCGGGCGGGTATCAAATGCACCTGCTCCCCGAGTTCGCGCCGATTGTGGATGCACATCTGGTGCGCGAGAAGACTCAAAAGCTCTCACGGGCAGGTCTCGAGACGCTGGCGATCATCGCTTACCGTCAGCCCTGCTCCACGCCGGAAGTCGAACATATCCGCGGCGTGGCATGCGACGGTGTCCTGCGCACGCTGATGGAGCGCGGCCTGATTACGCTGAAGGGACGATCGGATGCTCCCGGCCGTCCGTGGCTGTATACGACGACGCGGGAGTTCCTGCAGTACTTCGGGATCGATGCGCTCGCCGATCTTCCGCCGGAAACCGAACTGGCGTCGATTCTCGCGTCACGCAATCCCGACGACTCCGATCCGACCGCCGACTTGTTCGCCCGCCTCGTCTTGAAACGCAATGAGGGGGAGTGTCGATCGTCGACGATCACCGCCGAGACGTTTCGCATCGGCGATGTTCGCTGGTCCGGAAACCACGACGAAACTGACTCCGAGTCCGACGAAGACGCGGGCGTTGCCGAATCCGGGTATGAGCAGCAAGACGTCGGATTGCAACGCGGCGCTGAATCGCTCGTGACGGCGCCCGCCTGA